The Streptomyces sp. NBC_00483 genome contains the following window.
CGTGCTCGCGCTCCTCGCGGGCCTCGGCACGGGCTCGCTCGGCACGCTCGCGGGCCGCCTCCTCGCGCTCTTCCCGCTCGGCTTTCCGCTGAGCGTCCAGTGCGGCTACGGCTTTGGCGATGGCGCGACGGTAGGCCAGTCCGGTCTCCGCCGTGACGATGAGCAGCAGCGGGGAAACGGAGTGGACAGCCATGCCGACCAGGTCGTTCTTCAGCGCGGAGTCGGCGGTGTTGAGCGCCAGCGTCATCAGCCCGGTCATCCAGCGCAGCACGACGGGCCAGCGTCCGCCGTGCCCTCCGAGGCGGGCCAGCACGTCATCGAGCTTGACCACGATGACGACCGCGGCGTCGACGACGAGCGGCAGAATCGGCGCGGTCCACGCCCACTCGGGGGCGGTGTGCTTGGCCATCAGCGGCGTGACCGTGAGCACGGAGTAGAGCATCGCCCCGGACACGATCAGCCACGTTCCGACGGACAGTGCTTTCTCTGCTGAACGGAGATGAACAGCGTTCATGCCGCCTCCCCGAGTGACCGCGGAACGGGTACGAACTCACCGCGGAACGCGTTCGATCCGGCGTCGTACGTGAACGGCGACAGCCGCCACTCGGACTCGGAGGGAAGCTGTTCACCAGCACGCACCCACACCCGGTTCGCGGGCACGCCGTGGGTGGCGGTGTCGGCGAAGGCGTCCTGCTGCGAGCTGTAGATCATCCAGGGTTCGCCGTAGTGCCGCAGCAGGTACAGGTAGCGGCCCGGTTCGCGCGCCTCGGCAAGTTCCTCGCCAAGGCGGCGCAGCTCGATGCGCTGCAACAGCAGCTCTTCCTGCGCGGCGCTCAGTTCGGCCACGGCGCCGGCGAACATCTCGCCGACCGCTTCCTTACTCTCTTCGGCGCGCTCCGCGCGGCCGTTAGCGGCGGCCAGCACCTCCATGTGCCGGGTGGCCGCCGTGTTCGCGGCCTCCGTCGCCTGCCGGGCCCGCTCGAACGCGGCGTGAGTGTCGGCTTCGAGCCGGGCGAGCCGCTTGGCGGTGACGATGCGGATCATGCGGCATCGCCCTCTCGCACCGCGGCGCGGCGGTTGGCGACCTCGGCACGCGCGTTCAGCACCTTGCGGCGGGCCCTCCGCAGCCGGCGCTCGTCGAACGCGGTCACTGGCTGGTCAAGGAGGGCGATCTGTACGTCGAGCAGCTCAACCTCCGCGGAGATGAGCGGCGCCTCGTGCTCGATGGCGTCCAGCTCCGCATCCGACGGCTCAATGTCCGTCAGGGCGGCGGTAACGAGGCTGTGAGCAGGAACGATGAGCTTCATGGGTCGTGGTCTCCCTAGCAGGTAGCAACGGCCCGAACAGAGCCCCCGGAGCGGCTACTCCGGGGGCTCACGCCGTTGAAGGGGGGATTGGGCCGCGCACAGGCGGCGAGCCACCGAAAGGGCGGCGGTGCCCCGGGCCGGATTCGATCCGGCGCCCTCACGGCAGACAGCCGGGGCGATGTGCGGTCAACGCAGCGTCGGGTCCTGCTCCATCAAGGAGCGGGCGAGCACGAGCCCGGAATGGGTGAGCTTGCCGCCGCTGACCAGATCGGCCGCGTACAGGCTCATCAGGGCGTCGCCGTTCTTCGACGTCGCGGTGTGGCCCTCGTTCCGAGCGGCGCGAACGAGGATGCGCTGTTGCAGGTACGGCATCTGGCACATGCGAACTCCCTCGGGTTGAAACTCCGGCTCCCTTCCACCCCGTCCGTACGGCCGGCGCACAGCGTGCGGGCCGGACGGACGGGGCAGGCAACCGGCCGCGGCAGCAACGGCCGCGAGACCAGATGGGATGGACCGAGGTTCAGTCAGGCGCCGCCGATCGGTCCAAGGCGGCGGCGCCGGGGTATGTCGTCGGTTCACACCGACCCCCTCACGAACGAAGGGACACGGCTTTCACCGGCACGTCGTTGCCACGGCGTGCCGGCCCCGAGCCGGGAAGGTCGGGTGCGTCATCGTCACTGCTCTGACGCGAGCAGGGCGGCGCGTGCCAGGTGGCGCACAAGGCCTGACCTCCAGTGATGAAGGAAAGCCCTCGGGCGTTTCTCCAGAGCTGACACGCATGACAGGACAGGTTCGCCTGCCACGAAGTGGCCGCCGGGCGGCCATCACCCGGGCCGTTGCGGGGACAAGGCTCAAGGCCTCATTTTCATGTCCTCTGTTGAGTTCTCAAACTGCGATCGCTTCCTTCGAGGCAGTCCGCCTAATACGGACCTCTCAGGGCGTTTGTGCAGGTCAAACGAGTCGTGCACGCCAATCGAGAGCCTTCTCGGGCCCTGCTGACACGTAACAGCATGTACTAGTACGTGACATCGCGCAAGGGTCCTGCGCCATGAACGTGCTAGGTCGTGCTAGTGGGTACGCTCGATGTCGTGACGATCGCTGAGGACGACCCCAGACAGCCGTACGAGCAAGCAGCCGAGACCCTGCGGAACGAGATCCAGCAGGGCGTCATCAAGGTCGGCAAGAAGGTCGGCACCGTGCGCGGCTTGGCCGACCGCTTCAACATCTCGCCGACCACCGTTCAAAAGGCGCTCGATGTCCTGCGAGACGAAGGGCTCGTGATGACGACTGGGCGCGGTTCCTACGTTCGGGACCCCAACCAGGCGCCGGTCGACGCGGATGCCGCGATGACCGATGTCCTTCAGGAGCTCGAACATGTCACCTCCCAGCTCTCGGATCTTCGTGGCCGGGTAGAGAGGCTTGAAGCCGATCGTTCCGGTCGCGCTGACAGGAACCAGTAGGCCCGATTTCGCGCCTGTTGACAGTGGACAGGGGTTAACACCCGGTCGCTGTTATCTGTTAACTCCCCACGT
Protein-coding sequences here:
- a CDS encoding DUF2637 domain-containing protein, whose amino-acid sequence is MNAVHLRSAEKALSVGTWLIVSGAMLYSVLTVTPLMAKHTAPEWAWTAPILPLVVDAAVVIVVKLDDVLARLGGHGGRWPVVLRWMTGLMTLALNTADSALKNDLVGMAVHSVSPLLLIVTAETGLAYRRAIAKAVAALDAQRKAEREEREEAARERAERARAEAREEREHAAALAREQREHEASLVREQAEREERQRREEREARERAEAAEREVRERREREREQREHERLTRERQARERAEAEQRERRAAAERERRERDEQAARERSALLDRGPAAGKLPEDEARRIVAAACESGLSVRQAAELCGWSVGWVSHRYGEHRGPDAGQLAIASG
- a CDS encoding DUF6284 family protein — its product is MKLIVPAHSLVTAALTDIEPSDAELDAIEHEAPLISAEVELLDVQIALLDQPVTAFDERRLRRARRKVLNARAEVANRRAAVREGDAA
- a CDS encoding GntR family transcriptional regulator, encoding MTIAEDDPRQPYEQAAETLRNEIQQGVIKVGKKVGTVRGLADRFNISPTTVQKALDVLRDEGLVMTTGRGSYVRDPNQAPVDADAAMTDVLQELEHVTSQLSDLRGRVERLEADRSGRADRNQ